The sequence ACTTGTCGGAAAGCTCAGAAGTGGTTAGATGAGCATCAACTAGATTATAAAGTTATACATATTGTTGAAAAGCCACCCACAAAGAATGAAATACAAAACCTTATAGCTCAAAGTGATCAGCCTATAAAAAAGTTTTTTAATACTAGTGGGATGAAATACCGTGAGCTAGGCCTAAAGGATAAACTGAAGACGGCCTCTGAAGAGGAAATGTTGGAGTGGCTAGCTTCGGATGGGATGATTTTGAAACGTCCGATTGTGACAGATGGGAATAAAGTAACAGTAGGTTTTCAAGAGGATAAATTTGCTAGTACTTGGCTATAATGAGTATGAGTTTCTTTGTATTAGTCATCGCAACAAATCTGTGAGCAGAATATTTTGGTTTTAATGATATTCCCTATAAAGTAGGAAAATGAAGATTACATAATGGAGGGGTAAAAGATGAGTTTACCAAAAGAATTACGTTATTCAAAAGAGCATGAATGGGTGAAAGAAGAAGGTGGACAAGTACGCATTGGGATCACAGACTTTGCACAATCTGAACTTGGTGATATCGTATTTGTTGAACTTCCAGAAGTAGGGGACGAAATTGAAGTTGATCAGCCCTTTGGAAGTGTCGAATCTGTAAAGACCGTTTCTGAGCTTTATGCTCCTGTAAGTGGAAAAGTAGTGGCTATTAACGAAGAATTAGAAGATAGCCCTGAATTTGTAAATGAATCCCCATATGAAAAGGCGTGGATGATCCTAGTTGAGCTAAGTGATTCTTCCCAACTTGATGATCTTTTATCAGCAGAAGATTATGAAAAGGTCATCACTAAGGAGTAAATTTTTCCACTTAGATCCCCTCATTTTCTGGGTAAAATAGAAATGGGGTGATTTTCATGAGAACCAATCCAAATGGTAAGTGGATGAATAAAAAACAACGTGACGTTGTTAAAGCTCCCCGAAAAGAAAGAAATAATTATCAAACGCCTAAAGCAAGACAGTATGTGGATTGCGATCAAGGCTGGTGTTAAAAGGATAAAAGTAGCAGTGTTTTACACTGCTACTTTTGTGCATTATTTTTTTTAAAAGAAAGGATTCCTATGATGGAAGCAGATCAAAGGATCATTATTGTGGAAGGAAAAACCGACCTCAAACAAGTAAAGAAAATCCTCGAAGAGGATATAGATGTTATTTGTACTTATGGAACATTGGGAGTTGAACGGCTTGAGGAGATGATAGAAGAGTATCAGTTGGACGAATTGGATGTATATATCTTAGTAGATGAGGATGAATCAGGACAAAAACTTCGAAAACAATTGTCAAGAGAGCTTCCACATGCACAACATATTTTCATTGATAAATCCTTTCGTGAAGTAGCTACAACACCTCTAAATCATTTGGCTGTGGCTCTACTAAGTAAAAATTTAAAAGTGAAAACCGAATGGTTAAAATAGGAGGATTCCTATGATTGAAATTTCAGAAGAACAAGCCCTTGAAAGAATGACTAACTATCCTGATGAGTTGACATTGTTATTTTTTGTAAGTCCTTTTTGTTATACATGTAGGGTAGAGGAACGTAAGCTTGAAGTATTAGAAAAAATGATTGCTCCCATGAAAATCATTAAAATAAATGGCATGGTTAGCCCAAATCTAATTGAAAAATTTAAAATTACAAAAGTACCCTCTTTATTACTAGTTAAAGATAATGAATTAAAATCAAGCATTTACACCTTTTATTCCATACCAGAAATTTTCGAGAAAATTAACCGTTTACAAAGTGACTAAATCAGTATTTCTCTAAAAAATGAAAATTGACGGCTAAAAAAGCTTTTAAAAAATCTGTTGACAATCATTTTTTTCGCGTGCTATGATGCAGGAGTATTAAAATTCAAATATTCAATTTAATAACTTTCTCTTATCCAGAGAGGTGGAGGGACTGGCCCTATGAAGCCCGGCAACCGTCAAGCATCTGCTTGAAATGGTGCCAATTCCTGCGAAGTCGAATGACTTTGGCAGATGAGAGAACGACTGAGCGTATTTTCAGCGCCTTTCTGTTCTCTTGTGCAGAAAGGCGCTTTTGTTTTGTCCTCATCCCTACTCAAGGATATTTTGGAGAAAAAGGTTAAAAGTAATTGAAAGGAGGGACCCTTTACATGATAACGATTCAATCGCTTTCTAAAACATATAAAGGGCAGGTCCGTGCTGTAAATGATCTAAACCTTGAAATTAAACAAGGAGAAATCTTTGGCGTGATTGGTTATAGTGGGGCCGGGAAAAGTACCTTTATTCGTTTGCTTAATCGTCTGGAAGAGCCTACCCATGGGTCTGTAAAAATAGGCGGGAAAGATATCACCAAAATGAAACGTAAGGAATTACGTTTAGCCAGACAAGATATAGGAATGATTTTCCAACATTTCAACTTGCTTTGGTCTAGAACAGTACGTCAAAATATTTCCTTCCCACTAGAAATTGCAGGCATCCCTCCCTTTGAAAGAAAGGCACGTGTCGATGAACTCATTGATTTAGTCGGTCTAAAGGGGAGAGAAAATGCATACCCAAGTCAGCTAAGTGGAGGACAAAAACAGAGAGTCGGGATTGCAAGAGCTTTGGCTAACGAACCAAAGGTTTTATTATGTGATGAAGCAACATCTGCTCTTGATCCGGAAACGACAGATTCCATTTTAGACCTTTTGGTAAGTATAAATCAGAAATTGGGTTTAACAATTATTCTAATTACTCATGAAATGCATGTGATTCGAAAGATTTGTCATCGGGTAGCTGTCATGGAGGAAGGGAATATTGTGGAGCAAGGAGATGTTATGAATATTTTCCTTCACCCTCAAAAACCTGTGACTAGGAAGTTTGTCTCTCAGGTGATGGGGGATCCAGATGAACAGGATATTATAGATTCTTTAGTTGAGCACTACGATTATGGAAAAATTGTAAGGCTCCACTTTGTTGGGTCTAAGGCTAATCAAGCTCTGATAAGTGAATTAATAAAAACTTACGATATTACCATCAATATATTGCAAGGGAAAATCACGCAAACACGTGAAGGAGCTTATGGTACCTTGTTTGTTCATATTGAAGGAGAAGAAACAGAGATAGAAAAAGCTATCCGTCATATAGAAAAGACCTCAGTGGAAGTTGAGGTGAAGACCAATGCTTAGTGAACTATTTCCAAATGTAGATTCAGAAGATTTATATGAAGCGACCATTGACACGTTATATATGACTGGTATTTCTGTAGTAGGTACCTTTATTCTTGGGATTTTATTAGGATTATTATTGTTTTTGACGGCTAAAGGTGGACTTACGAATAGGGTTTTAAATTTAATAACGGCAGTCGTGGTAAATGTCTTTCGTGCCATCCCTTTTATTATTTTGATATTGCTCTTATTCCCTTTTACGGATTGGTTAATGGGAACGATTCGCGGACCAAAGGCAGCACTTCCAGCACTTATTGTTGGGGCAGCACCCTTTTATGGGAGAATGGTCGAGATTGCTTTAAAAGAAGTGGATAAAGGAGTCATTGAGGCTGCCGAAGCCATGGGTGCGAAAATTTCAACCGTCATTTTTAAGGTGCTATTACCCGAGTCAATGCCAGCTCTCATCTCAGGAATTACAGTAACAGCAATTTCTTTAATAGGGTATACAGCAGTTGCTGGAGTTATTGGAGCAGGTGGGTTAGGAGACTTAGCCTACATGAAAGGCTTCCAACGACGTGATTTTGATGTTGTTGTAGCATGTACGATATTAATCGTATTTATTGTATTTGTTTTTCAGTTTATTGGAGATTTCATTTCTAATAAATTAGATAAAAGATAATTAATCAAAAAGGGGAGTTACAACATGAAAAAAGTATGGTTAACAGTAATTAGTGCATTATTTATCCTGGCATTAGCTGCTTGTGGAACAAGTGATGAAAACAGTGCAGACACAGAAAATAATGCAGCAGCAAATCAAGCATCCGAAGAAAATAATACAGCCACAAATGAAGGAACAGAGCAAGAAGAACAAGATTTAGTTACTCTTAAAGTTGGTGCAACTAGCGTTCCTCATGCAGAAGTGTTAGAACAAGCACAGCCATTACTAGAAGAGCAAGGTGTTCAGCTTGAGATTGAAGTATACCAAGATTACCTTCTTCCAAATGAGGATTTAAGCAATGGAGGTCTTGATGCAAACTATTTCCAACATATCCCGTACCTAGAACAACAAATTGCGGATTTCGGTTATGATTTTGTGAATGCTGGTGGAATTCACATTGAACCAATGGGTATTTATTCTAAAAATATTAAAAGCGTAGATGATATTAAAGAGGGAACAGTTGTCATTATGAGCCGTTCCATCGCGGACCATGGCCGTATTCTTTCTTTACTTGAAAGAGAAGGAATCCTTAAGCTTTCAGATGATGTAAATAAAGTAGAAGCAACTGAAGATGACATTGTTGAAAACCCATTAAACCTTGAGTTTGATGCAAGTATTGATGCAGGCTTCCTTCCTGAATATTATGAGAGAGAAGAAGATGCTCTAGTTGCGATCAATACTAACTATGCAATTGAAGCGGGATTAATTCCTACGGAAGATGCACTTATTCTCGAAGGTTCAGAATCACCTTACGTAAATGTGATTGCTGTTCGCAGTGAAGATAAAGAATCAGAAGCTATTCAAAAGCTTGTAGATGTTTTACGTTCTGAAGAAATTCAAAACTTTATTAATGAAAAGTATGAAGGTGCAGTTGTACCTGTAAGCGAATAATATGGAAGATTCCTCCCTTGGATAGAATACTATGGTTAAGGTCAAACTACCTATATCCATTATTCAATGGGAGGATTTTTTGAAGGAAAGAGTGCTGTAAATTCAACCGAATTAGCTTTACCATATTATAAGGAAGAGAATGGATTTTTTCAGAAATATGCCGGATGTAGCTAGTCATACGAAAGATGGCTTTAAGAGGGAAGATTTCTCAAAAGCATAAGTAATTAATGGGGTTAGCTATTGGGATAGCTTCACAAAAGGAGTATTGTATTATTTCTCGCACGAATGGAAGTAATACCCAGCCCAAATCTTAAGTAAAACAGGAAGAGTAGGTAGGGGTTTTACTCCCATGAAAATAAAACATTAAATTAAATTTTCATCCTTATTGGTGAAGTTTGCTTCATGGTTGGCGACCGAATGGTTCAAGAACCTTTAGGTATATCCTTGGGCGCTAACCATCAGTGGAGACCCTGCTGATTGAAGTTTCACTTTATCCTTATCATTAAATAGCAAAAATGTAGGATATCGAAGAATGAGGCAGAAAATCTTACAATATTGCTAAAAAGCATACACAGCTTAAGGCACAGCTTTGCAAATGCTATTCCTTGGGGATATTTTTCTTCAAATCAGTTTTGATGAAAGAATTGATCGTTGCTATACTTGATCATGTAAAAACTCTTGAAGGGAAGGATTTATTATTCAAAACCAATTGGATTTGAATTACACCAATGACATGGAGAAGGCAATGCATCAATCCCACGGAATTGGCTATGAGGAGTACAGTCGAAAGCTTGATCAACGAATAAAAATCGAAAAGCGTAGAGAAATGGAATATCAAAAAAGCTTAAGTTATGCAGCAGATTTTGAGCGTCAGGCTCACCGATAAAAAGTAGAAGGAAAAAGACAGACGGCCTCATTTATTGAGTTCGTCTGTCTTTTTTTTGCAGATAGGAAGAAATAAAAAACTTTTCCTATCTGCATAAGGGTCACTAAGACATTCGTTATAAAAATGGCTTAGTAAATGCTGGATTTTCTAATATTATCACGTTATTTATCTTAAATATTTTTTATAGTTATTTTTTATTCATAGTTATTTTAAATAAGGAGTAATATTGATATCAAAGGGCTTATAAGCTAAGGGTCTACAAAAGTTTGTATTTCTAGCTAAATTAGTTGATAATACAATATAGATGATATAAGATTGTAATGAGAATAGAATGAGAATAAAAAAATTCTATGAAACAAAATTATAGATAAAATGGAGGTATTATTATGGCGGGATCTACTCTTGAAATTAAGGATTTACATGTTTCCATTGAAGGAAAGGAAATTTTAAAAGGTGTTAACCTTACCATAAAAGGTGGAGAATTTCACGTAGTAATGGGTCCAAACGGTACCGGAAAATCCACTCTAGCTTCGGCTATTATGGGTCATCCGAAGTTTGAAGTTACTAAAGGATCGGTTTTGTTAGACGGAGAAGACGTTTTAGAAATGGAAGTAGATGAGCGTGCACGTGCTGGACTATTTCTTGCTATGCAATACCCAAGCGAAATTACTGGTGTGACAAACTCAGACTTTTTACGTTCTTCTATTAATGCACGTCGTGAAGAAGGTGAAGAAATCTCTCTTATGAAGTTCATAAAAGAAATGGACGATAATATGGATTACTTAGAGATGGATAAAAATATGGCACAAAGATACTTAAATGAAGGCTTTTCGGGTGGAGAGAAGAAACGTAATGAAATTCTACAATTAATGATGCTTAAGCCTGCGATTGGAATTCTTGACGAGATTGATTCAGGTCTTGATATTGACGCCTTAAAAGTTGTTTCTAAGGGAATTAACAAGTTACGTAATGAGGATTTTGGATGTTTAATCATTACTCACTACCAGCGTTTATTAAACTATATTACTCCAGACTATGTTCATGTAATGATGCAAGGGCGTGTAGTAAAATCCGGTGGACCTGAGCTTGCACAACATCTTGAAGAAGAAGGTTATGACTGGATCAAACAAGAATTAGGTATTGAAGACGAAACTGTTGGCCAAGAAGCGTAAGAGGGGGGATAGCATGAGCGTAGAAACCGTACTACCATACGAAAAATCCTATGTCGAATCCTTTTCAACCGGCCGCGGCGAACCACGGTGGATGACTTCACTACGTCAACAGGCAATTGAAAAGGCAGAACAATTGGCTTTGCCAAAGCCTGAAAAAACAAAAATTACAGATTGGAACTTCTCACGCTTCAAACACTACGTTGAGGGACAATCTGTTCAGTCTTTTGATGACCTTCCTGCTGAAATCCAGGGGTTGTTGTCAAAGGATGATTTCGCGAAAGCAAATTTATTTATTCAGCGTAACCATACAGCAGCTTATCTATCTCTATCTGATGACCTGAAGAACAAAGGTGTTATTTTTACAGATATGGCGACTGCACTTAAGGAGCATTCTGACCTTGTTCAACGCTATTATATGAAAGAAACTGTTTCCTATGATGAGCATCGTTTAACGGCTCTTCATGCCGCATTAATGAATGGCGGAGCTTTTGTTTATATTCCAAAAAATGTGGAAGTAGAAAAGCCGCTTCAATCAATTTTCTGGCAAGAAGACCCACAAGCTGCCTTATTTAATCACGTGATCATTGTAGCAGAAGAGGGAAGCTCAGTAACTTATGTAGAAAATTATATTTCCTTTAATAATGAGGAAGAAGCTTTTGCTAATATTGTGACTGAGGTTATTGCTCATGATCAAGCTAAGGTTTCCTACGGGGCCGTAGATAATTTTTCAAAAGGAACCACAACCTATGTTAACCGTCGTGGAAACGCACATCGTGATGCTAGAATTGAATGGTCACTTGGTTTAATGAATGACGGAAATACAGTTTCTGAAAACGTTACACATTTGCTTGGAGATAATTCTAGTGCAGATGCAAAGTCTGTATCTGTAGGGCGAGGAAATCAAAAGCAAAACTTCGTATCAAATATCATTCATTTTGGAAAACATTCCGATGGATATATTTTACAACATGGAGTTATGAAAGACTCAGCAAGTTCTATCTTTAATGGAATTGGAAAGATTGAACATGGAGCAACAAAGTCAAGTGCAGAGCAAGAATCCCGTGTTCTTATGTTAAGTAAAGATGCACGTGGGGACGCTAATCCAATTCTTCTTATTGATGAAGATGATGTATCGGCTGGACACGCAGCATCTGTAGGACGTGTAGATCCTGTTCAATTATATTATTTAATGAGTCGCGGTATTACAAAACAAGAAGCTGAACGCTTGGTTATCCATGGTTTCTTAGCACCTGTTGTTGATCAACTTCCTATTGAATCCGTAAAATCACAACTTAAAGAGGTTATTGAAAGGAAAGTGCGGTAAATGATGGACATTAAGGGAATAAAAGAGCAGTTTCCTATACTCAACCAAGAAGTTAATGGTCATCCTTTAGTATATTTGGATAGTGCTGCTACATCTCAAAAACCCCTTAAAGTCATAGAGGCTATTGAAACGTATTACAAAGAGTACAATTCAAATGTACACCGTGGAGTTCATACCTTAGGAACTAGAGCTACTGATGGTTATGAAAAATCTCGAGAAAAGGTTAGAGCCTTTATTGGGGCTAAGCATGTGGAAGAAATTATTTTTACTCGTGGTACCACAACTTCTATTAATACTGTTGCCTACAGTTACGCAAGGGCAAACCTTAAAGAAGGCGATGAGATTGTTATCACACCAATGGAACACCATAGTAATATTATTCCTTGGCAACAAGCAGCCAAAGCTACGGGTGCCACATTAAAATACATCCCATTGCAAGAGGATGGGACTATTACTTTAAAAGATGCTGAAGGAGTCATTACTTCAAACACCAAAATAGTGGCAATGATGCAAGTTTCCAATGTATTAGGAACGGTTAATCCCGTAAAAGAAATTGCTGAAATTGCCCATCGTAATGGTGCAGTACTATTAGTGGATGGAGCACAGAGTACTCCTCATATGCGTATTAATGTACAAGAGCTTGATTGTGATTTCTTTGCTTTTTCAGGACATAAAATGTGTGGTCCTACTGGGATTGGGGTACTATATGGTAAAAAAGCACTGTTAGAAAAAATGGAGCCAGTAGAATTTGGTGGAGAAATGATTGATTTCGTTGAACTTTATGACTCCACTTGGAAAGAACTCCCTTGGAAGTTTGAAGGGGGAACACCAATTATTGCTGGAGCTATAGGTTTGGGAGCAACAATTGATTTCCTAGAGGAAATTGGTCTAGACCATATTTTAGATCATGAAAAGAAATTAACAGCCTACGCCATGGCTGAACTTCAAACTATCCCAGACCTAACGATTTATGGTCCAAAGGAAAGAGCAGGTTTAGTGACTTTCAATTTAGCCGATGTTCATCCTCATGATGTGGCTACTGTATTAGATGCAGAAGGAATTGCTGTTCGAGCAGGACATCATTGTGCACAACCATTGATGAAATGGTTAAAGGTTTCCTCAACAGCTAGAGCAAGTTTTTATTTATACAACACAGAAGAGGATATTGATCGACTTGTTGAAGGATTAAAAAAGACGAAGGAGTATTTTAGCGATGTCTTTTAATAATTTAGATACCTTGTATCGTCAAGTCATCATGGATCATTACAAGAATCCAAGGAACCGTGGGTCAGTCGAAGGTAACCATCTATCCATTGATATGAACAATCCTACATGTGGGGATCGGATTCAATTACAGCTTCAAATTGAAGATGGTCATGTCAAGGATGCAAAATTTGATGGGGAGGGCTGTTCCATCAGTATGTCCTCTGCTTCTATGATGACGCAAACCATCAAAGGAAAGCCGGTAGAAAAAGCTTTAAAATTGTCTAGAATATTTTCTGATATGATGCAAGGAAAAGAGTATGATACAGAAGGCTTGGATTTGGGTGATTTGGAGGCTCTTCAAGGAGTAGCAAAATTCCCAGCACGAATTAAATGTGCGACGTTATGTTGGAAGGCTATGGAAAAGGGCGTTCACGAGAAGGAATAACGAAAAGGAGGTCATAGGAATGGCTAAAAAAGCTCCCGAAATTGGAGAATACAAATACGGGTTTCATGAGAGAGACGTGTCCATTTTCAAAACGGAACGCGGATTGACACCTGCTATTGTTGAGGAAATTTCTAAAATAAAAAATGAACCGCAGTGGATGTTAGATTTTCGTCTAAAATCATTGGAACATTTTTATAGTATGCCAATGCCTCAATGGGGTGGAGATCTTACAGGTTTAAACTTTGATGAGATCACTTATTACGTAAAACCATCTGAGAAATCAGAGAAATCTTGGGATGAGGTTCCAGAGGAGATCAAACGAACTTTTGATAAACTTGGAATTCCCGAAGCTGAACAAAAGTACTTGGCTGGGGTTTCTGCTCAATATGAATCTGAGGTAGTTTATCATAATATGAAAGAAGATCTTCATAAAATGGGAATCGTGTTTAAGGATACAGATTCTGCGCTTAAAGAAAACGAGGATTTATTTAGGGAGCATTTTGGTAAAACTATTCCACCATCAGATAACAAATTTGCTGCCCTAAACTCAGCTGTTTGGTCAGGTGGATCTTTTATCTATGTACCAAAGGGAGTAAAAACAGACACTCCGCTGCAAGCATACTTCCGTATTAATTCTGAGAATATGGGGCAGTTTGAGCGTACGTTAATCATTGTGGATGAAGATGCATCCGTACACTATGTTGAGGGATGTACAGCTCCAGTTTATACAACAAACTCGCTCCACAGTGCAGTTGTTGAAATCATTATTAAAAAAGGTGGATACTGCCGTTATACTACCATCCAAAACTGGGCAAATAACGTATTTAACCTAGTAACAAAGCGTGCTGTCTGTGAAGCAAACGCTACAATGGAATGGGTAGATGGGAATATTGGTTCTAAATTAACCATGAAATATCCAGCTGTTATTCTTAAAGGTGAAGGTGCTCGTGGCATGACATTGTCCATTGCTATTGCTGGTAAGGGGCAACATCAAGACGCTGGAGCAAAAATGCTTCACTTAGCTCCAAACACATCTTCTACTATTGTTTCTAAGTCCATCTCTAAGCATGGTGGCAAAGTAACATACCGTGGAATCGTTCAATTTGGACGAAAAGCTGATGGCGCACGTTCTAATATCGAGTGTGATACGTTAATTATGGATAATAAATCTACTTCAGATACGATCCCATATAATGAAATCCTTAATGATAATATTTCTTTGGAGCATGAAGCCAGAGTATCTAAGGTATCAGAAGAGCAATTGTTCTACCTCATGAGCCGTGGATTAACGCAAGAAGAAGCAACAGAGATGATCGTAATGGGCTTCATCGAACCATTTACAAAAGAACTTCCAATGGAATATGCGGTTGAAATGAACCGCTTAATCAAGTTCGAGATGGAAGGTTCTATTGGTTAAAAATTAAAAACCCTTGATGTGACGGGGTTTAACAAATGATATGATGATGTTTAAAACGGGGTCGTGCCGATTTTGTGCCGATCCCGTTTTATCTTTTGGTGTAGGAAGAGAATTTTTTGAGTTCTTCTTCATTTTTTTCAGTGATATCCAGGTATGTGTCAGCCGTTGTTTTGATCGTTTTGTGGCCTAACCGCTTGAATACATATTTTATGCTTGCTCCTGATTCTAAAAGTAGCACTGCATGAGTATGTCTGAATCCATGAGTGCCTTTGTAAGGTACTTTTGCTTTTTTGCAATACTCTTTAATAGTGTCTCGAATGGTTGATGGAGTTAGATAGTTACCCAAGTAATTCTGAAAGATAATACCATCTTCATTTTGTCTAAACGATTTGTACTTTAGAATGACCTGGTGTTGTTCTAACTTAAACTTTTTAAGCTCTTTCAACAGAACCTCATCAAGTGTAATGGTTCGATAGGACGATGTGTTTTTTAATGATGTGAGTTTAACATTGTTGTTATCGTCCCTGCTGGTTTGCCTTTCTACTGTTAATTTATTTCCTTCAATATCAGTCCATCGTAAAGCCAGAGCTTCGCTGATCCTTAATCCGGTTTGACTCAAAAAATACATGAGCATGTAGTATAATCGATACTCAGAAAATCGTTGGTGTCTGTATGTCTCCATGAAGTCTAATAGTTGATTCAATTCTTCCAGGGAGAAATATTTGATTTCCTTTTTGATTTCAACTTTATCCTTTACTGGAATTCTTAGTTTAGATGTTGGATCCTTATCTAAGATTTTAGAAAAGAAATAGCCCCACAAATGTGAGGGCTATTTCTTATTTAATAACCTGCCTCTTTTAATAACTGGTATAGGATATTAGGGTTAATACCATCTTGTATATAAGGATTGGTGGTCACTCTCCCATATATGTTTCCATTAAGATCATATATGATTGGTGGGTTTTGAGAATATTCATTAAATGCACTGTATGTCGCATACGGGCTTCCATAAGTACCATATTCATTCCATATACTATTACTACGATAAGGGCTTCCGTATGCCCCATATTCGTTGAAGATACTTTCACTATCATATTTATTAGTTGTCAGTTTTCCCAAATAAGTACCTTTATGATTATCTGCAATAAGAATTAAAGTAGTTTGATAGTTTGGTTGTGTGGGAGTTATTGGCAAAGTTGCTGAAACAACATTACTAAAATCAGACTCAACCCCGTTTTTTACTGCAGTAACTTTATAGTACCAAGTCTCTCCAGGGTTTACTCCGGTGTGAATTGCCCCTACTTCAAACTTAGCCTTACTGTTACTATTTTCTAAAAAAGGTAAGTATGCGCCTTCCATTGAATAATTAAAATATACGTGATAGTAGTCAACATTTTGGTCAATAATCCAATTCACTTTAACTTGATCATTAGATGCTAGTGCAACTACCCCTTCTGGAGGAGGGACTATTTTTATATTTGTATCAGTATTGCTTGTATTTATGGTTACTGTTTTTGTGTCTTGTATCCATCCGACTTTTGCTCCTAAAGATTCACCTATAAATCTTATTGGTACAAGCGTCCTTCCGTTTAGTGCAATTGCTGGTACATCCAATAAATATTGCACCCCATTAATTTTTGCTTCTTTTGAATTAAGGGTTAATTCAATTGTTGTAGAACCTTTATGTGCGGTAACCTTTTTCTGTTCTTGGTTCCATTCAACGGTAGCTCCAAGACTTTCAAAAACCCCCCTTAATGGAACAAGTGTTCTTTGATCTTTAACAATCGGTGGTTGATCATATTGCTGCTTTTCGCCATTAATTACGATAGAAATCTCTTCATTGGCAAAGACGTTTTCTTGAAAGACAAAAAAACCACTTAAGAAAAACAATAATACTAATAATACCTTCTTTTTTGAAGTATGCATTAACATTCACCGCCCTTATTTTGTATTTATAAACTTTTAATAGATTCTTAATGTTGTTTCCTAAAATTTTGTTCTTCTTTTATTTTAACATTATTTCTTCTAAATATTTCCTATAATTAATTTTATTCATATGCTCCCTCAGTCTTTATATAAGTTATCATGCTTGGGAACCTTTCATCCGCACTTTCCCTCGAGTATTCCGATCCATCATCCAAACTATCAAGGGCTAAACTCACAGGGTCCTGCTTAATTTTCCCCATTCGTATTTATGCATCAAAACACCAAAGTCATCCTTTGACATTGGTTCAAATTCATCCATTAATTCAATGATTTTTATAATCTTATTACGAGCGTCTTTTATCGTATAGTCCGATTGTTCATCTATTAAATAAATTGCCAAAGATAATAGCTTTCCCATTGCTTTATTTCAGTCGTAATTCTCATGTAATTCCTCAAGATCCATCCTCAATCACTTCCTCTAAGAGTTCTTTGATGTCCTTATCTAATAACGCAGCTAATGTAGCAAGTGTAGTAGCTGGAATAGGTGTATATCCTCTAAGATATCTCTTAACTGTGTTCTTATGTACTTTTAATTCTTCTGCTATATAATCCATTACAAATTTTTTCTTAATCAATTCTTCAGCATATTCACCTTTAAATCTATACTTTTTCGCCATTTATATCACCCTTGTTACTAATTCTATTCAAATTTGTTTTATCCTCTAATCAATTAAGGTTAAAATAGTGACCAAATTTGGTCATATTATGAAACCATAGCCCATAGCATTTAT comes from Bacillaceae bacterium S4-13-56 and encodes:
- a CDS encoding helix-turn-helix domain-containing protein — translated: MAKKYRFKGEYAEELIKKKFVMDYIAEELKVHKNTVKRYLRGYTPIPATTLATLAALLDKDIKELLEEVIEDGS
- a CDS encoding copper amine oxidase N-terminal domain-containing protein; its protein translation is MHTSKKKVLLVLLFFLSGFFVFQENVFANEEISIVINGEKQQYDQPPIVKDQRTLVPLRGVFESLGATVEWNQEQKKVTAHKGSTTIELTLNSKEAKINGVQYLLDVPAIALNGRTLVPIRFIGESLGAKVGWIQDTKTVTINTSNTDTNIKIVPPPEGVVALASNDQVKVNWIIDQNVDYYHVYFNYSMEGAYLPFLENSNSKAKFEVGAIHTGVNPGETWYYKVTAVKNGVESDFSNVVSATLPITPTQPNYQTTLILIADNHKGTYLGKLTTNKYDSESIFNEYGAYGSPYRSNSIWNEYGTYGSPYATYSAFNEYSQNPPIIYDLNGNIYGRVTTNPYIQDGINPNILYQLLKEAGY